CACCTAGTTTTTCTATATAAGCCAAGGAGTCAAGACCTTTTATCCGCTTAAAGCCTTCATTTTCAGCGATGCTTTTCAAAGATGACGCATCCATATTCTTAAGGCTTTCAGCTTGACCAAGATAGCCGGTGCTATCCACTTGCTTCAGTTCCTGTCTCGCTATTTCACGAATAGCTTCTTCATCCAAACCATTCATTACTTCCAAATCAGGAAGCAACTCTTCATCCAGTCCTTCATCCCTCAGCTTCTCCATATACGCAGGATCAAAATAATCCATATTTTGCTTGCGCATAGCCTCCATCGAGTGCTCTTGATTTTGATCTGCCCAATTTCTGAACGACTTTTTCTCAGCCAAGTCTTTCAACTGTCTCTCAGCGCTTCCTTTCAAGGCTTCCTTGTTTTGTTCATCCACAAAAGCGCCTGTTCGAGCCTCGGACAACTGATCATAAAGCAATCGATCTTTAGATTCCATATGCTGATAGAGGCTATCAAGCCTCATTTGCTCCGAACGTCGATTTTGCTTTCGAGCCTTACAGGACCAAGTTACCATCAGCATCCCAATAAACATGTAAAGGACTGTTTTTCTCACTTATTTCAATCTACTTTCCAATTGCTTGATTCTATCCTCCTGCTCTAACAAGTACAAAGTCAACTCTTCTATCTTTTGCAACAGCTTAGCATTCACTTCCGCTAAATCCACGCCTTCTTCCCCGACCTGCTCAGCGCTTGGCATATCCGGAAGTCTTTTATTCTCTTCAATATAGCTTTTCACTTCAGCAAGACTTCTAAGCTTATATTCTTTTTCAAAAACAAAATCCGCCCAAGGAGCTTGCATCACCCTAACTGCTGTAGACTTGATACCGCCATTAACAAACAACTTGTAATCCCCAGCCATCTGGGCATCGCTATGCATTTCCTCGCCAATGCCGATTTTCCCGTTTTTAAGTACTGTAAATGCGTTTTCTCTTGCATTTGCAGAGCTCCCTATTCCGATCTCAAATATAGTATTACTATCAACCCAATTATATTTATCAGCACTAGTACTCCCTACATTATACCTACCAAACACAGCTGCCGAATAACTATTGGACTGAGTTTCATAACCTTGCGCCATACTTATATGCGCATTTGACAAAGCTCTCCAACCTGACGACAATGCTGCGTAGCCTGCTCTAGTATAATAACCTGTTGCAAAACTATATGACGAATTTGTAACAGACCCATAACCTGCAGCCAGACTACTATACCCATTTGCAGATGAATAAGCGCCAATCGCAAAACTATAAGTTCCCTTTGACTTTGATCTATACCCTCCTGCGAAACTATGATCACCATCCGCCACAGTCTCTTTCCCTATAGTAAATGAATAATCGCCATTTGACGTAACGTCTTCTCCAAACTCATAATAAGCTACTTTTTCATAGCTAAAAGAAATTGTACTAACATTAGTAGAATAAAATCTAATGTGAATTTGATAACTTCCCTCCTCAGACATAACGACTTCCGGTATCTGCGCTTGACTATAATATGTCCTTACTATAGCACCCTGTGGGCCCGAGCCAGGCTTTGTCTCAATATAAATACTCGCTCCTGGAGGAGGTATCTCATTAAAGCCAACTTGAATATTGCTTAACCTTATTTTTTCATAAGTATCCATGAGCGGTCTTAAATATATCGAAACCCATCTAGGCGACCCTGAAGATGTCCAACTAAAATCACCTGTGGCAGTCGTCATTGTAATCACTTGATCGTCACTTGGACCTGGCTGACCATCAGGTCCTGCAGCCATTTTTGAATTAACATCCTGAGCAAATGCCTCCAGATTGCAAACAGCAATCATTAGTATCAAACATCCGCAAAGCAATTTGTAAAAATTCGTTTTCATGTTGTATTTCCTCGTTTATCCTACACCTGTACTATTTGAACAGGAAGATTATTATCTTTTAAAATAAGAGAATGAATAAAATCATATTCAAGACAAATATACAAACAATAAAATATGAAAAACAATATTTCAAATATATAAATTATAAATTTTAACATTAAAATAATCAGACCACCTATCAAACATACTAAATAACACTACACAACATCCCAAATTAACCCTTGATGATAAAATATTACCAAAAGATGATTAGGTTGAAATTTTCAGACAATCCATTCGCGCTGTTTTTTCAAAACAAAAACATGACAACCTATCCACTTAAAAAAATAGAACTTGCAACAAAAACTTACATGCCAATAACATGTTTCTAATTCAATCACCTGAATTCAAACCCACAAACATATCCTTTCCATTGAAGTTATGAGACTACCATGGCTCATGCATATATTTCTTCAATAGCTAAGAAAAAAAGTACCTCTAACGATCACCGATCTTCATCGAAGCCATGCATACAATGCTACAGAGAAATCAAAGGAAGCTCAATCGCTCCCGCCTCTGACAAGTTGATATTCGAAGATACTTTCTATGCTGATCCAAAACCACTGAGCCCCAAAAAGCAACGGAGGCGAGAGATGAGGTTCAGCCCTGCAAAGCAGTATGTGGAAAAACTGTTCGACTTGGAAAGCCGGCAAGAAGTCGTCAAAGTGCATGATGACATTTTCCCGGACTTGCCCGATATGCTCCTTTCCGATCAAGGGAATCTGGCATTGGAAGCCGCTGAATTCCCTCAGAGTTTTTACGCCAGCGATAAGCTCATCGAAGTTTCGAACAGCGATCTCAAAAGCAAAGGAGCCAAAGTCAAGCTTCAGGCTTTGCCGGAATCGCGATTATCTATGGATTCAGTTCCTCATAGCCTAGTAGCAGTGATTCCTGAATTGCTTCATGATGGAGACAGGCATGCTTTCGATGTTTCCGGATGCATAGAGTTTTCACTTAAGCTTGCCAACTTGAAAGCTGAAGAAGCTTTTGTCTATGTACTGAAAAGCGTCGCGTCCGGTGAAGATTTGGAAGTACCTTACAACAGAGACTCTGATGTTTTCGTCAAAGAATGTTATCAAGGATTGAGGTGCTATCATGAGACAGGCCAAGAGGATGATTTTCTGGAAGGTCGAAAAAGGCCTGTACGAACTCCTGAAGAACTCAAAAAAGGCATCACTTCCATAGAAAAGACTACCTTCTCACAGCATTGCAAAGCTTTTGGCCTTAACGAGCACCTTAAGCCTCAAACTGCAGATATATTAAGATGCGAATCTATCGATTGGGAAGAGCCGTTCATTCGGCCTGATGAAGAACACAAAGGATGGGGCTACTTAAGAAAGCTCGACCAAGAAGCTACTGAAGCCCAAAAAAAAGGCGATGATTACGTCGACAGGTATAGGAAAGAGCTAAAATGGACCAAACACGGAAGTTTCGTAATCGCTGTTGACGGTGGGGACTACCTTTGCTTGGAAAACTATAATTGGCGTCCTCCTGTATTGCTGAATCTTTGGGACGCATTCGATACTCTGCTATTGCGTTGCAAAACATTTCGCAATCATTTGATGGAATGCTTCAGTGAAATGAATGACGCCTTTTTTCATCAAAGCTTGGAAGATTTATTCCATTATATGTCAAAGTGGGTAAAAGACATCGACCAGTACGAACACCTTCAAGGCGACGCGCGCATAGAACTTCAGCAAATGTATGAGCGATATCTGGAAATGGCCAATACGCCAAGCTCCAAGCAATATTTTCTTCGAATGTACGGCGCGCAGCAGGATCAGTCATTTCATGAAGTAGTGAGTCCTCAAGTAGCCAAGGGCAATTTGAGCTTTATCAAAAGAAAAGACGAAACGCGCCATATAGAATATTTGAAAAAAAGAGCTAAGGAACTGTTTCAAGAGTTTCATGACATGGCATGCGATGTAAGCTTTTCTGAAGCGAGCATGCAAAGCTACTTCCAAGATCAAAACATAAAAGCGGCAAAACGATTCGTCCAATCACTCAGTGTTCTGGACAGCTCGTCAAGCAAATCAGATATTGAAAGAACCGTCGACTCCTTTTCGCAACAATTGCATTCACACTTCAATGATCTATTGGCCTCGCTATACCGAATGGTATTGGATGAATTCGCTTTGTCAACATCCGGCATTGACCAAATGAGTTGCAGCGATATTATGTTGGATTATTACACATTGCTCAATCGATTCAAAGAAGATGGGCTTGAAGATGATTTTCAATACTTGCGCAACATAGGCAGAGGCTTCCGTGAAATTAGCGACAGGGATGCGAATATCTAGATAATTATGGACTTCCAATCATTATGCATTCACCTTTTGCGTCAATGAGTCAATACATGGCTTAGCCACAACCAACAGAACAACAGACACAAAAATTAACAGATTCAATCCTGAATAAGCTAATTCATTGCTTGAAAAGATATAGCTAAAAAAGATTGGAGACAAAGCCGTAGCCACGATCATAACACTGGATACAAAACTATTGATGGAAGCCAAATACCTAACATCATATAATTCAGCCCAAAGCACACTACTCAACAAGTTGCCAACGCTAAGCGTAATTCCATTGGCGCACATGAAGACTATCAAAGCAAACCGATTGTCCATCCACTGCAAAGCAACCAAGCCGATGATTACAGGAATCAAAAGCACATAAGCCAAGTTGCCGGCACTGTATTTATCTATCATTGGCCCGGCGAAGAAAGTAAATAAAACCCTGAACACTCCAAAGCTCACCAAGGAAACGGCAAACCAAGCTTCTTCCCAGCCTCTAAGGCCCATCAACATATTTTGATGAATGAAAACACCTGTTGTCAAGAAAGGAGAAAAAATCACAATAAATACCAAAACAACGAAGCGAATGTCTCTCGCCAAGTTTGCTATTGACATTTTTCTCTTGCTGTTTTGATTGGCTTGCAATGGATTTCTGAATTCTTTTGCGTCTTTTAGGGTAAAAAGCGTTGCAGGAATAAATGTAAACACAACTATAGTTGCGAATATGATCCATGTCTGGCTCCAACCCAAAGAGGTAATCATCATAAAGATCAATAATGGAGTAGTCATCTCCGCTATGGAAGTAAATGAGTAAGAAAGCGAAAGCGCCTTTCCTCTATTCAAGTCAAAATATCTTCCAATGGACACTGCACCTATCAATGGCATCAAACCGTATCCTATGACTCGTAATCCCGTCAAAATCAACAGCAGAATCCAGACATTATTGAACACCGATACAGCGACGCAAAGCATGGCCAATATCAGCCCATTGGCAACGCTCATTTTCCTCAAATCAATGCGATCCGCCAATGGCCCGAGAAAAATAAGTCCCATCGCTCCTAAAAGCGTTGCCGCTGAATAAATATATGAAAAGACTGAATTATCAATGCTATAATGCTCTATCAGATATGGAATGAACAAGCTAATCAAAAAAGTCTTGCCCAATGAAGAATAAAAATAATTCAAAGCACCGAACCCAATATAATTCGGGTATTTAACCGCTAATCTCCAATAACTCAAATTCATACCTTCACTTTTATTCTCAAGCATAAGTTAAGCATTATTCATGTTAAAGCCTTCAAGCTCTTCTTTCGTTTTGATAAATTTATATTCATAAAGTCTTGGCTAAAAATAAGAATGAAATTTGCGGCTCCATTAATTCCAATGTTAAACTAAGACGATGAACGATTACTTATTCTTGCATACCAATGATCCGTATGCATTGACTCCAATGGATATTGTCAAAGCCAAACTTGACATGCTAGAACTTAAAGATGGAGAGACCTTGATTGATCTTGGCGCCGGAGATGGCAGAAGCTTGATCCTTGCCTGTCAACTTGCCGATATCAAAGGCGTAGGCTATGAAATTTCGAAAGAAGCTCAATATATCGCCAATCAAAATATCAAAGAAGCCGGACTTGACCATAAAATCAAAATCATCCACGAAAACATGCTTCAGGCAGATGTGTCGCAAGCCGATGCGGTCTTCCTCTACCTGACAAGAACAATGCTGGGAGCTTTGTCTTTGAAACTGGAAAATGAACTTAAGCCGGGAGCCAAAATAGTAACGCATCAATTCGATTTGCCTGCTTGGACAGCCGTCAAGGAAATAGAATTTCAATACTCCAACTGCATGTCCGAGCCAATATACCTGTATCGCAAAGGATAGGTTCCGTTGGGCAATATTTACCTAGATTTGATGATAAATTCAAAATTAATATGGATATTGCCTTGCAAACCATGATAAATGAAAAGGCTGTGGAGAGAGAACAAATTCGAATAATACTTGCCAAATCGTCTAATGATTTGATCATCATCGAAAAACTTGCCCATGAGATTTGGCATGAACACTATACGCCAATCATCGGCAAAAATCAAGTCGAATACATGATCGAAAAGTTTCAGTCAACCCAAAATATGAGCGATCAAATCGATGAAGGCTATGAATATTATCTTGTCACAAACAACGATGAACCCTGCGGATATTTAAGTATTCAAGTTCGCGAAAACAGCTTATTTCTAAGCAAGCTCTATTTGCTAAAAAGCTATAGAGGCTCGGGAATCGGCAAGGTCATGTTAGGAAAAGTAATCAACAGAGCAACAGAAAGCGATCAAAAATGCATTGAGTTGACAGTTAACAAATACAACTCAGACACCATCAAGGCTTATAAAAAAATGGACTTCAAGATCGTTAAGGAAGCCGTTTTTGATATTGGAGGAGGCTATGTCATGGACGATTATGTGATGACTAAAGAATTATAAACTCGCAATTTATGCAACCCGCTCTTTCAACTAATCAAACGATTCATTTGATCCAACACCTTTTTGTAAACCTGCAAGGGTGTCAAAGTTCTCCATTCCGGCAAATCCAGAAATTCTCCGTAAAATAAATATTGACTCAAACCCATTCGCTCCCATTCCTGAAGAATGAAATCCCTGAAATTCAAAGCGACAATCCAGCCATCTCCCTCCAACTCGCTATCCCATTCTTCATAATATGAATCGTCCGATCCATGAAAATTAAACACATTTTCGCCAATCAATATAAAATGGTTGATCTCTTGCTCCAAAAAAAAGTCTATCACTTCATTTTTTAAAACGCTTATATCATTATACACGGCGTCATTCCATTCTCCGATCAGCTCAATGATCACAAAACCATTCATATAGTCCGCAAATAGCACTTTAAGATAAAGCGTCTCCGAACCGAACGAATCCCAACCCGGAGCGATATAATGGTCATAAAGAGCATACTGAAATACATCGTAATTCACTTCTTTGCCATAAAAAGGCGAATTAGGGTCCTTCGAGCTGTTGTATAAATTCATCCAATTTCCAAAATGCTCTATCGTATGCATTGTATTCGTATTTTGCTAGTAAACTAATAAAAGAGAATGGTGATTCATTAAATAAATAAAAAATTGCTAGCTATTCATACTTCTTCAAAAATAAACTTAACGAATCTTCATGTATTCCATTCCAAGGAAATGCTTTTTTGGGGATATGATCAATAGGAATATCCAATACCAATTCAGAAACTTCCGGCTCTTCTTTACTATACTTCACCAATACCCTTGGAGGCATTCCTGCAGATTCCTGATTCTTTATTTTTTCCTTTTTATTATAACCTCGATAATGATAATCGAACTCTTTTGTAATCCCTCCAAAAACCCAGAATTTAGGAAAAAGCGATTCTTGTCTTAAAGTCGTAATTGTGGCATAAGTATACCTATTCTCACCGGTAAACATTGTGAATTTTCTGTAAAAAAAAGTCACACTTAAAAATACAAAGATGAGCAAGTATACTATTTTTTTGAACCGTTTAAAGGGATCACTGAAATCATCGTCTAAATCAGAGCTATCTACTCGCTCAATAATTTCTGTTCGTTCTTTGCCTTCCTTCAAAGCCTGAATATCCGGTTCAAACTCTGAGCAAACCCCTGCTCGAATTGTTGGAAAATCCACTAATCCGCAAAACTTTCCTATTTTAGGATCAAACTTGCTGTTGACGCAATACCTGCATTTGTCTATTTTTAATCTTGCCTTCCCATTATCCATGCATAAAAATACTCCATGTTTTTAATTCAAAAAATCATAAAACATAAAAACATTTAATCCGCATAAGCTCAAATAAACAATGCCTACATTTTGCTGACATATAAAACATATGCTGATAATATTAAAGCAACCTTTTCCTGTCAATGTAGCAATACAAAACACAACTGTCCGAATATCGGACAAGTGACATTCCTATCTAAAATCATAAGTCACTAAATACCAATCTCTTAAAATTATGGCACATCCAGTGTAATGATTTGATCAGAATACGATGATGAAATTAAAACACTAAACCATATGAAACTTTGTACTAAACCCGCTCTTTTAACCTTGCTATTGTTTGTAGCCATTACCCTTTCTTCTTGGGCTCAAACAAGAATTATCACAGGCATTGTGAAAGACGAAGCTTCGGAATCATTGCCATTTGTCAATGTCATAGTCATCAACGCCAACGATGAGTCTATTGTCGCGGGAACAACAACAGACTTGGAAGGAAAATTCACGCTAGAAAATATAGTATTCAACGACAAGCATGCGATTCAATTCAAAAGCATCGGCTATGAGGTGCATGCCATAAGCCTCGAAAACTTACCCGATCAACCGCTAAATGTTGTGTTGAAAGAAAATTCGCAACAGCTCGAAGAGGTCGTAGTAAAAGGCCAAAGACAAATCGTTTCTCAAGAACTAGGCACTTTAAAATTCGATGTAGCAAAGAATAAAGAAATATTCGCGGTCAACTCCACATGGGAAATGCTGGATAAAATACCCGGCGTAAAAACCGGCGAAGACGGCATCAAAGTGAATGGCAAATCAAGCATTCAATTTATCATTGACGGCAGAATACAAAGAGTTTCATCCGATCAAGTTGAGGAAATACTAAAGTCCCTTAACGTAGACGAAGTGGAAGACATCAAAGTGCATACAGCTCCTTCAGCAGAATACGAATCGAATGTAGACGTAGTCATAGAAATCAAAACCAACCGCAAACTTGAAAATGGAATCACTGGCACCGAGACATTGAATCTCTATTATGGGGAATATCCAAAATTCAACAACAGCATTTATCTAGATGCCAAATATGGAAACGTTTACGTCAAATCAATGATTGGATTGTCTCGTTGGAGATCCGTGCAAGTAGACGAATCTTGGAGATACGCCAATGATGAATTGAAAGCCCATAAAAAAATGGATTGGCATCACTTTCCTCTAAACTTTTTTCCAAGCATAGACATGGGCTGGGATATCAGCGGCAACGACTTTGCAGGCTTGGCTTATCAAAACTTCACAGGAAAAAGAAGAGAAGAAACGAATATCAATGACACATTTTACGAAAACAACGAGCAAATAAACATATTTCAATCGGAAGGAGAACGCAACAAAACCCGTCAGAGACATATCATTAACGCGAACTACAAAAGGCTATTTCCAAAGATCGAAGGACAGTTAAGCCTGGGAGCAGACTGGATCATCAGCGACAATACCGATAAGCAAGATTTGCTAACGAAATCATCCGAAAACACAGAAAGCTTGGAAAGCCATGTCGAAAACGCTATTCGCATCGGAACTTATTATGCTGATTATAAAATGCCGGGAGGAAATGCTTTTGATGAAATAAAATTCGGGTCAAAGCTTACTTCTCAAACATCCAATGCCATTGCCCAATACACCTTTTACACTGATGAAACAAACTTTGAAGAAAGTCGATTTGATTATCAAGAAAGTATTTGGGCCGTTTATTTTAACTTATCAAAACAGTGGGAAAAAGTAGGCTACAGCATTGGTCTAAGAACAGAAAGATTTGAACGAAGCGCGAATGTGGAATCTGTTGACAGCCTGACTTGGCAATTCATTCCAAATGTTTCCTTATCCTACAACCCATCGGAAGATCACAATTTCAACTTCTCCATCAACAGAAAAGTCTATCGACCTCAATACCAATTTTTGAATCCTGCAAGGTTTTATTTAGGCCCGAGAAACTATTCGGAAGGAAATCCATTCCTATTGCCCATGTTCAGAACCAACACTCAATTGAGCTATATATTCAAGGGCGCTTATTCTATTACCGCTTATCATACTATTGACAAAAACCGTCAAACACAATTGCCAAGAGTGGATGAAGAAGGGTTTACAAGTTATTACAGAATAAACCTAAACGAATTCATATATACAGGATTAACAATTGACGTGCCTGTGAACATTATCTCAGACTTTTGGCGAATGAATCTAACTTATGACATCTACCATCTAAGCGGAGACAACTATTATAAAGGCGAGTTAATCAAAAACGATAATACGCAATGGGACGCGAATATCAACAACAGCTTCACACTTCCAAAAGATTTGAATATTGAAATGAATTTTGCCACCTCATCCCCATTCAAAGGCTATCAATCTGAAGGACTGGGATATAGTTATAACTTGAGCTTTTCGATAAGAAAAAAACTAATGGATGGAAAGGCCAATATAGTTTTCAGAGTAAACGATCTATTAGACACAAACATTACGATGTGGAACACTAATCTTAACGAAAATGAATACATACAATACAACAACAGATACGAGTCCAGAAGAATGCAATTAAGCTTCACCTATCGATTTGGCAACAATAAACTGAAAGTGAAGAACAAGATGAATAAAGGAAACATTGAAGAAAAAAACAGACTATAAATATTATTCATAAACACATGCACAACCCAATTCTAACCAAAGCATATCCAAGGA
The Aureibacter tunicatorum DNA segment above includes these coding regions:
- a CDS encoding MFS transporter, with protein sequence MLENKSEGMNLSYWRLAVKYPNYIGFGALNYFYSSLGKTFLISLFIPYLIEHYSIDNSVFSYIYSAATLLGAMGLIFLGPLADRIDLRKMSVANGLILAMLCVAVSVFNNVWILLLILTGLRVIGYGLMPLIGAVSIGRYFDLNRGKALSLSYSFTSIAEMTTPLLIFMMITSLGWSQTWIIFATIVVFTFIPATLFTLKDAKEFRNPLQANQNSKRKMSIANLARDIRFVVLVFIVIFSPFLTTGVFIHQNMLMGLRGWEEAWFAVSLVSFGVFRVLFTFFAGPMIDKYSAGNLAYVLLIPVIIGLVALQWMDNRFALIVFMCANGITLSVGNLLSSVLWAELYDVRYLASINSFVSSVMIVATALSPIFFSYIFSSNELAYSGLNLLIFVSVVLLVVAKPCIDSLTQKVNA
- a CDS encoding SAM-dependent methyltransferase, which gives rise to MNDYLFLHTNDPYALTPMDIVKAKLDMLELKDGETLIDLGAGDGRSLILACQLADIKGVGYEISKEAQYIANQNIKEAGLDHKIKIIHENMLQADVSQADAVFLYLTRTMLGALSLKLENELKPGAKIVTHQFDLPAWTAVKEIEFQYSNCMSEPIYLYRKG
- a CDS encoding GNAT family N-acetyltransferase — encoded protein: MDIALQTMINEKAVEREQIRIILAKSSNDLIIIEKLAHEIWHEHYTPIIGKNQVEYMIEKFQSTQNMSDQIDEGYEYYLVTNNDEPCGYLSIQVRENSLFLSKLYLLKSYRGSGIGKVMLGKVINRATESDQKCIELTVNKYNSDTIKAYKKMDFKIVKEAVFDIGGGYVMDDYVMTKEL
- a CDS encoding outer membrane beta-barrel family protein, which produces MKLCTKPALLTLLLFVAITLSSWAQTRIITGIVKDEASESLPFVNVIVINANDESIVAGTTTDLEGKFTLENIVFNDKHAIQFKSIGYEVHAISLENLPDQPLNVVLKENSQQLEEVVVKGQRQIVSQELGTLKFDVAKNKEIFAVNSTWEMLDKIPGVKTGEDGIKVNGKSSIQFIIDGRIQRVSSDQVEEILKSLNVDEVEDIKVHTAPSAEYESNVDVVIEIKTNRKLENGITGTETLNLYYGEYPKFNNSIYLDAKYGNVYVKSMIGLSRWRSVQVDESWRYANDELKAHKKMDWHHFPLNFFPSIDMGWDISGNDFAGLAYQNFTGKRREETNINDTFYENNEQINIFQSEGERNKTRQRHIINANYKRLFPKIEGQLSLGADWIISDNTDKQDLLTKSSENTESLESHVENAIRIGTYYADYKMPGGNAFDEIKFGSKLTSQTSNAIAQYTFYTDETNFEESRFDYQESIWAVYFNLSKQWEKVGYSIGLRTERFERSANVESVDSLTWQFIPNVSLSYNPSEDHNFNFSINRKVYRPQYQFLNPARFYLGPRNYSEGNPFLLPMFRTNTQLSYIFKGAYSITAYHTIDKNRQTQLPRVDEEGFTSYYRINLNEFIYTGLTIDVPVNIISDFWRMNLTYDIYHLSGDNYYKGELIKNDNTQWDANINNSFTLPKDLNIEMNFATSSPFKGYQSEGLGYSYNLSFSIRKKLMDGKANIVFRVNDLLDTNITMWNTNLNENEYIQYNNRYESRRMQLSFTYRFGNNKLKVKNKMNKGNIEEKNRL